A stretch of the Flavobacterium aquiphilum genome encodes the following:
- a CDS encoding PepSY-associated TM helix domain-containing protein — protein MNKTLKKNIIFLHLWLGLSSGLIVFIVALTGSILVFEEEIDAFINPEFYKVSAIGTEKTPVDLYVNAIRKQYAITELDRIQTYEDPQRSVIISGTNAQKNDQIFSVDPYTGKVLAVIPQKSRFFSVVLDLHRHLILGEAGKFITGCSCLIFVFMLFSGLILWWPNKLKNLKQRLSVKWSASFKRVNWDFHSTFGIYTFTILLIISLTGLTWSFKWFESGIYLLADGTAKKSSVKVENSTKIDPMPDKTFFYQNLFSKTDSIYRYKGDTQIRIPSDTINSIMVIKLNLEKSIPNISSIIYFDRYTGNILKVKPYESFSNGDKIRRLIYPIHTGSIYGYPTKILAFLVCLFAATLPITGLLIWLGRKKKRKHI, from the coding sequence ATGAATAAAACATTAAAAAAAAATATTATTTTTCTACATTTATGGCTCGGACTTTCGTCCGGGCTAATTGTATTTATTGTGGCGCTTACCGGAAGTATTTTAGTTTTTGAAGAAGAAATAGATGCTTTTATAAATCCCGAATTTTATAAAGTTTCGGCCATCGGAACAGAAAAAACACCTGTTGATCTTTATGTTAATGCTATCCGAAAGCAATATGCAATCACGGAATTAGACCGTATTCAAACTTATGAAGATCCGCAAAGGAGCGTAATTATTTCTGGAACCAATGCCCAGAAAAATGATCAGATATTCTCTGTAGATCCTTATACTGGAAAAGTATTGGCGGTAATTCCTCAAAAAAGCAGGTTTTTTTCTGTCGTGCTCGATTTGCATCGCCACTTAATTTTGGGGGAAGCTGGGAAATTTATTACGGGTTGCAGTTGCCTTATCTTTGTTTTTATGCTGTTTTCAGGCCTCATTTTATGGTGGCCAAACAAACTAAAAAACCTAAAGCAAAGATTAAGCGTAAAATGGAGCGCTTCTTTTAAAAGGGTCAACTGGGATTTTCACTCGACTTTCGGTATTTATACATTCACTATTCTTTTGATAATATCACTAACAGGACTAACCTGGTCTTTTAAATGGTTCGAAAGTGGTATTTATTTGCTGGCAGATGGAACAGCGAAAAAATCATCGGTCAAAGTGGAAAATTCAACTAAAATTGATCCAATGCCTGATAAAACTTTTTTTTATCAGAACCTATTTTCAAAGACCGACAGTATTTATAGATACAAAGGAGATACTCAGATCAGAATCCCATCGGACACCATAAACAGCATAATGGTCATAAAGCTAAATCTTGAAAAATCGATTCCTAATATTTCAAGTATAATCTATTTCGATAGATACACTGGTAATATTTTAAAAGTCAAACCATATGAATCTTTTAGCAATGGTGACAAAATCCGACGTCTTATTTACCCAATTCATACAGGAAGCATTTACGGATATCCAACAAAAATCCTGGCCTTTTTGGTTTGTCTTTTTGCAGCCACATTACCAATTACGGGATTGCTGATTTGGTTAGGACGAAAGAAAAAAAGAAAACATATATGA
- a CDS encoding universal stress protein: protein MKKILFPTDFSEVSKNAFIYALKLADAISAEIVTLHVYELDSPAYLDVSIYLQDIYEYEELSDFENYKDEVPVLRKIAEENNLGHIKMNNVLVQGYLVNEVVKLSKKENIDFIVMGTKGVTHLREVFLGTVTTKVMNECNATVLAIPEKCSYVPIEKILFNTRFKMTDIEPLKKVVALANVFHSHIDCLNIKPPHSVYNDDFVVDFKSVFKDEDVDFHSVLGNDIEGIILDFIEKNNINMVAIHERHRGFFEKLFQVSLSKKLTFHINIPILSVH, encoded by the coding sequence ATGAAAAAAATATTGTTCCCGACAGATTTTTCAGAAGTTTCAAAAAACGCCTTTATTTATGCTTTAAAATTGGCCGACGCAATAAGCGCTGAAATTGTTACTTTGCACGTTTATGAATTGGATTCGCCTGCTTATTTGGATGTTTCCATCTATTTGCAAGATATTTATGAATATGAAGAATTAAGTGATTTTGAAAATTACAAGGACGAAGTTCCTGTTTTGAGGAAGATTGCCGAAGAGAATAATCTGGGGCACATAAAAATGAATAACGTTCTTGTACAAGGCTATTTAGTGAATGAAGTAGTCAAACTTTCCAAAAAGGAAAACATAGACTTTATTGTGATGGGAACTAAGGGTGTGACCCATCTTCGTGAAGTGTTTTTGGGAACAGTGACTACAAAAGTAATGAATGAATGCAATGCTACAGTCCTTGCCATTCCGGAAAAATGCAGTTATGTGCCTATTGAAAAAATATTGTTCAACACCAGATTTAAAATGACTGATATCGAGCCCTTAAAAAAAGTGGTGGCTTTGGCCAATGTGTTTCACTCGCATATCGATTGTTTGAATATAAAACCCCCACATAGCGTCTATAATGACGATTTTGTGGTCGATTTCAAGAGCGTTTTCAAAGATGAGGATGTCGATTTTCATTCTGTTTTGGGTAACGATATCGAAGGGATAATTTTAGATTTTATTGAAAAAAACAACATAAATATGGTAGCTATTCACGAACGGCACAGAGGCTTTTTCGAAAAACTATTTCAGGTAAGCCTTTCCAAAAAGCTAACATTTCATATCAATATCCCAATTTTGTCCGTTCATTAA
- the mnmE gene encoding tRNA uridine-5-carboxymethylaminomethyl(34) synthesis GTPase MnmE, translated as MIPNDSIVALATPSGAGAIAVIRISGEDAIAIGQSVFRSIKNKDLRQQKSHTLHLGHIVDDQKTLDEVLVSVFKGPNSYSGENTIEISCHGSTYIQQQIIQLLLRKGCRMANPGEFTLRAFLNGKLDLSQAEAVADLISSDNEASHQIAMQQMRGGFSNEIAKLREELLNFASLIELELDFAEEDVEFADRSQFHELLNRIEFVLKRLIDSFAVGNVIKNGIPVAIVGEPNVGKSTLLNALLNEERAIVSEIAGTTRDTIEDELVINGIGFRFIDTAGIRETEDVVESIGIKKTFEKIEQAQVVIFLFDGLKFKTSGFDYITEIEKVKNKYPLKPLLVVINKVDLLTDDEVQNIRKQLETLNVTLETISAKHKIGVEELKNQLISFVNTGALRNNETIVTNTRHYDSLLKALDEIQKVKFGLETNLSSDLMALDIREALFHFGTITGQVTNDELLGNIFANFCIGK; from the coding sequence ATGATCCCAAACGATTCTATAGTTGCTTTAGCCACTCCTTCGGGAGCTGGAGCCATTGCCGTAATTCGAATTTCTGGCGAAGACGCCATTGCTATAGGACAGTCGGTTTTTCGATCTATAAAAAACAAAGATTTAAGACAACAAAAATCACATACCCTCCATTTAGGGCATATTGTAGATGACCAAAAAACGCTGGACGAAGTTCTGGTTTCTGTTTTCAAAGGCCCTAACTCTTATAGCGGCGAAAACACTATTGAGATTTCCTGTCACGGTTCGACTTATATTCAACAGCAGATTATTCAGTTATTGCTCCGTAAAGGATGTAGAATGGCCAATCCGGGGGAATTTACTTTGAGAGCTTTCCTGAACGGTAAACTTGATTTGTCTCAGGCCGAAGCCGTTGCCGATTTGATTTCGTCAGACAATGAAGCCTCTCATCAAATTGCGATGCAGCAAATGCGTGGCGGTTTCTCTAACGAAATTGCCAAATTAAGAGAAGAGCTTTTGAATTTTGCTTCGCTCATCGAACTCGAATTGGATTTTGCCGAAGAAGATGTTGAGTTTGCCGACAGAAGCCAATTTCACGAATTATTGAACCGAATCGAATTTGTTCTAAAGCGCCTAATCGATTCGTTTGCCGTTGGTAATGTTATCAAAAATGGTATTCCTGTGGCGATTGTGGGTGAACCCAATGTAGGGAAATCTACTTTACTGAATGCTTTACTGAACGAAGAACGCGCCATTGTTTCGGAAATTGCAGGGACTACCCGAGATACGATTGAAGACGAATTGGTCATTAACGGAATTGGTTTTAGATTCATTGATACTGCCGGAATTCGTGAAACAGAAGATGTTGTAGAGAGTATCGGTATTAAAAAAACTTTCGAAAAAATTGAGCAGGCTCAGGTTGTTATCTTTTTGTTTGATGGTTTAAAATTTAAGACTTCTGGTTTTGATTATATTACAGAAATCGAAAAAGTTAAAAATAAATACCCTTTAAAACCTTTATTGGTTGTAATAAACAAAGTTGATTTGCTTACGGATGATGAAGTCCAAAATATTAGAAAACAACTTGAAACTTTAAACGTTACCCTTGAAACGATATCTGCAAAACATAAAATAGGTGTTGAAGAACTCAAAAATCAGCTTATTTCTTTTGTAAATACTGGTGCTTTGCGCAATAATGAAACTATTGTTACCAATACTCGTCATTACGATTCTTTACTGAAAGCTCTGGACGAAATCCAAAAAGTGAAATTTGGATTGGAAACCAATTTGTCCAGTGATTTGATGGCACTTGATATTCGGGAAGCGTTGTTCCATTTTGGGACAATCACCGGTCAGGTCACAAATGACGAGCTGTTGGGGAATATTTTCGCGAACTTTTGTATTGGGAAATAG
- a CDS encoding nucleoside hydrolase: MKRIIQRFLIGIFLIQGYSIYAQNDSIYHNETVKPRIRVIIDNDFGGDPDGLFQLVHHILSPSVEIKGIIGSQHYKEGFYGSSGTATYACTQVNELLSLMKLTGKIPIYEGGASVLTDIKTPIISNGTKAIVQEAMREDTKMPLYVVCGAGLTNIASAYLMEPRIAKKIKLVWIGGPEYQGLAIPPPKGKNLEYNLGIDIKACQVIFNISDISIWQVPRDTYRQALYSYSELVYKIKSNGITGKFLVEKLEDLMKRSKRSLGEAYVLGDSPLVLLTALQTSWEADSASCKYVLKTIPRINDSGLYEETLEGRKIRVYTNLDTRLMLDDLVSKLALLKLEK; encoded by the coding sequence ATGAAACGTATTATTCAAAGATTTCTAATTGGAATATTTCTGATACAAGGATATTCTATCTATGCCCAAAACGATTCTATTTATCACAATGAAACAGTTAAACCAAGGATTCGTGTAATTATTGATAATGACTTTGGTGGAGACCCTGATGGATTATTTCAATTGGTGCATCATATACTATCACCATCGGTCGAAATCAAAGGAATAATTGGCTCTCAACATTATAAAGAAGGATTTTATGGTTCATCCGGGACAGCAACTTATGCATGCACTCAAGTAAATGAACTATTAAGTTTAATGAAATTAACAGGAAAAATACCTATTTATGAAGGTGGAGCTTCTGTATTAACAGATATTAAAACACCTATTATATCGAATGGCACAAAAGCTATCGTTCAGGAAGCGATGCGTGAGGATACAAAAATGCCGCTATATGTTGTCTGTGGTGCAGGATTAACAAATATAGCAAGTGCTTATCTTATGGAACCTCGAATAGCAAAAAAAATCAAATTGGTTTGGATAGGCGGTCCAGAATATCAAGGATTAGCCATACCACCTCCCAAGGGGAAAAATCTTGAATATAATTTAGGGATTGATATTAAGGCATGTCAGGTAATTTTTAATATTTCTGATATTTCAATTTGGCAAGTACCAAGAGATACCTATCGACAAGCCTTATATTCCTATTCAGAACTGGTGTATAAAATTAAATCAAATGGAATCACTGGTAAGTTCCTAGTCGAAAAACTTGAGGATTTAATGAAAAGATCTAAACGTTCCCTTGGCGAAGCGTATGTTTTAGGTGATAGTCCATTAGTTTTACTAACTGCTTTGCAAACCTCTTGGGAAGCTGACTCAGCATCCTGTAAATATGTATTAAAAACAATTCCAAGGATTAATGATTCTGGATTGTATGAAGAAACTTTAGAAGGTCGTAAAATTAGAGTTTATACCAATTTAGATACTCGATTAATGCTTGACGATCTGGTTTCAAAACTTGCTTTGTTGAAGTTGGAAAAATAA
- a CDS encoding TonB-dependent receptor: MKFTFSFILLLAIFNIGLAQNAKINGKIVSKNNEAVAYASISIKSPKKNLISDDNGNFEITNLPPGNYSIYFSAMGFSVQEKNIELHQNEKLEISIVLQENINTLQTVEITGRKEKSYRNSKSFIGAKTEIALKDLPQAVSYATKELIADQGSIRVGEVVKNFSGVSQFTFYDDISIRGFRINGGSNTQLLNGMRTSTGFWKQPLANYLERVEVLKGPSSALFGNASPGGVINRVTKKPLDQAANSVSFSTGSFNTLRALADFTGPLTEDKSLLYRLNLGYENANSFRDLQFDKNIVLAPSLSFLPNEKTSVNFDLIYNSSKSILDRGQSTYENNLYSTKISNSLNSTNDYLNEETYIVTTSLNHQFTDRFSFSASYIRTGYTEDLLEHRGANKYASAGDGSTIPTSIEMQVFIRKRKRYIDNLSTFFKYETKTGDLDHNLILGYDYAQEQVPPGGSQLQATGYRNASNTGSIATYNPANKDKYLLDSKGNPVPNVAHFDLTNPSGSQQLKDMSKYFYAARPFDPTYYSLYGIYLQDHIKFGAFQALIGVRYDEYSDKENYKKSNEKKVKQHSFLPRFGLTYTVNPNINLYGTYVKGYNPQTASSQSNPNAGGPFDPVESNMIEFGGKSSWFKEKLFVTVALFKIKQRNTLYPANDSTNPDLMRAVGEEESKGIEIDANGNITRNWNVSAAYSYNEAAITDSPIESEIGRQKPNTPRQQGNLWTRYNFTQGVLKDFGIALGSTFATTRTLSQTDTQTLPGYTLFNAALYYNINKFKIQVNANNIFNKTYWVGGYDYIRLFPGAPSNWLLTLGYSF; the protein is encoded by the coding sequence ATGAAATTTACATTCTCATTTATTCTACTACTTGCCATATTTAATATTGGTCTGGCACAAAATGCCAAAATCAACGGAAAAATAGTTTCCAAAAATAACGAAGCTGTTGCTTATGCTTCTATCTCTATAAAGAGCCCAAAAAAGAATCTCATTTCTGACGATAATGGAAACTTTGAAATCACTAATCTTCCCCCTGGAAATTATAGTATTTATTTCTCGGCAATGGGGTTTTCTGTTCAGGAAAAAAATATCGAATTACATCAAAATGAAAAACTCGAAATTTCGATAGTTCTACAGGAAAACATCAATACTTTACAGACTGTTGAAATCACTGGACGCAAAGAGAAATCATACCGAAACTCAAAATCTTTTATTGGAGCCAAAACAGAAATTGCCCTAAAAGATTTGCCTCAGGCAGTTTCGTATGCTACAAAAGAGCTAATTGCAGATCAGGGATCTATTCGCGTAGGTGAGGTTGTAAAAAACTTCAGCGGGGTGAGTCAGTTTACTTTCTATGATGATATTTCGATTAGAGGTTTTAGAATCAATGGAGGAAGCAATACACAATTATTAAACGGTATGCGGACCTCTACCGGATTTTGGAAACAGCCGCTTGCCAATTATTTGGAACGTGTCGAGGTTTTAAAAGGACCATCTTCTGCCTTGTTTGGAAACGCCTCTCCTGGAGGTGTCATAAACAGAGTGACTAAAAAACCTTTGGATCAGGCTGCAAACAGTGTGAGTTTTTCTACCGGAAGTTTTAATACTTTAAGGGCTTTAGCCGATTTTACGGGGCCTCTAACAGAAGACAAATCACTTTTATACCGATTGAATTTAGGCTACGAAAATGCGAATTCTTTCAGAGATTTACAATTCGACAAGAATATTGTACTTGCTCCTTCCTTGTCTTTCTTACCGAATGAAAAAACAAGTGTCAATTTTGATCTGATTTATAACAGTTCGAAAAGTATTCTGGATCGTGGACAATCAACTTATGAAAATAATTTATACTCAACCAAAATTTCCAATTCGTTAAACTCGACAAACGATTATTTAAATGAAGAGACCTATATTGTAACAACTTCCTTAAATCATCAATTTACAGATCGTTTTTCGTTTTCTGCATCCTACATTCGTACAGGATATACAGAAGATCTTTTAGAACACCGCGGCGCGAATAAATATGCATCAGCAGGAGATGGGAGCACTATTCCCACTTCTATAGAAATGCAGGTCTTTATTCGTAAACGTAAACGTTATATTGATAATCTTTCGACCTTTTTTAAATATGAAACCAAAACGGGAGATTTAGATCATAACCTGATCTTGGGTTATGATTATGCACAGGAGCAAGTGCCGCCCGGAGGTTCACAATTACAGGCTACAGGATACAGAAATGCGTCCAATACGGGATCAATTGCAACTTATAACCCGGCTAATAAAGATAAATATTTATTGGATTCAAAAGGAAATCCAGTACCAAACGTGGCGCATTTTGATCTGACTAATCCCTCCGGATCACAGCAGTTAAAAGATATGAGCAAGTATTTTTATGCAGCGCGTCCTTTTGACCCTACTTACTATTCCTTGTATGGAATTTACCTTCAGGATCATATCAAGTTTGGTGCTTTTCAGGCTTTAATAGGTGTACGTTATGACGAATACAGCGATAAAGAAAACTACAAAAAAAGTAATGAAAAGAAAGTAAAACAACATTCGTTTTTACCGCGTTTTGGATTGACTTATACTGTTAATCCAAACATTAATTTGTATGGAACTTATGTAAAGGGATACAATCCGCAGACGGCTTCTTCTCAATCAAACCCAAATGCGGGCGGTCCCTTTGATCCGGTAGAAAGCAATATGATAGAATTTGGAGGAAAATCTTCCTGGTTCAAAGAAAAACTTTTCGTAACCGTTGCACTGTTTAAAATCAAGCAAAGAAACACTTTATATCCGGCAAACGATTCTACAAATCCGGATCTGATGCGTGCTGTAGGTGAAGAAGAATCAAAAGGTATTGAAATCGATGCTAACGGAAATATCACGAGAAACTGGAATGTTTCTGCTGCATATTCATACAATGAGGCCGCAATTACGGATAGTCCGATTGAATCCGAAATTGGAAGACAAAAACCAAACACACCACGTCAACAAGGTAATTTATGGACACGCTATAATTTTACTCAGGGAGTTTTAAAGGATTTTGGCATTGCTTTAGGAAGTACTTTTGCAACAACACGTACATTAAGCCAAACTGACACACAAACTCTCCCAGGCTACACTTTATTTAATGCGGCATTATATTACAATATCAATAAATTTAAAATCCAGGTAAATGCCAATAATATATTTAACAAAACCTACTGGGTTGGTGGTTATGACTATATTCGTTTATTCCCCGGTGCCCCCTCGAACTGGTTGCTAACACTTGGATACTCCTTTTAA
- a CDS encoding universal stress protein: MKKILFPTDFSEVANNAFIHALEFAKIVKGELLLLHTFELPIVDNQFIPDNYYTIFDSLQLAQFDMFKEEIPKLRELAKKRNLDHIKLSHKLMDGDLIYAIKQVVKEENIDFVVMGTSGATGWESFFVGSNTGSVVTAVDVPVLSVPAEAQYDKIKTIGFTTRFREKDKAPLKQVIKIAKKTLAEVNCLYVKTNKSDVSDETINQWKTEFEKEPVKFTIINSDLVKETIMDFVSHKNIDILAMITHKRNFFSELFSPSLTQKVSNTSVVPVLAMHEEG, translated from the coding sequence ATGAAAAAGATTTTATTTCCCACCGATTTTTCTGAAGTAGCTAATAACGCTTTTATCCACGCATTGGAATTTGCAAAAATTGTAAAAGGAGAGCTTTTGTTATTGCATACTTTCGAACTGCCTATTGTCGATAATCAATTTATTCCGGATAACTACTATACTATTTTTGATTCTTTACAATTGGCACAATTTGATATGTTCAAAGAGGAAATCCCCAAACTTCGTGAACTGGCAAAGAAAAGAAACCTGGATCACATTAAACTAAGTCATAAACTTATGGACGGTGATTTAATTTATGCAATTAAACAAGTCGTCAAAGAAGAAAATATTGATTTTGTTGTGATGGGAACTTCAGGTGCTACGGGTTGGGAATCGTTTTTTGTTGGTTCCAACACGGGTTCCGTCGTTACTGCTGTCGATGTCCCCGTTCTTAGTGTACCCGCTGAGGCACAATACGATAAGATTAAAACGATTGGTTTTACCACTCGATTCAGGGAGAAAGACAAAGCACCACTGAAACAAGTCATCAAAATCGCCAAAAAAACATTAGCCGAAGTAAACTGTTTGTATGTAAAAACCAATAAGTCTGATGTTTCAGATGAGACAATAAACCAATGGAAAACCGAATTTGAAAAAGAACCTGTTAAGTTCACAATCATAAATAGTGATTTGGTCAAAGAAACTATTATGGATTTTGTATCTCATAAAAACATTGATATTTTGGCGATGATAACCCATAAACGAAATTTCTTCTCCGAATTGTTTAGTCCAAGCCTGACTCAAAAAGTATCCAATACTTCAGTTGTTCCCGTATTGGCGATGCATGAAGAAGGTTGA
- a CDS encoding helix-turn-helix domain-containing protein, with protein sequence MSSKIEVIRICEHCKKQFTARTTLTRYCSHICNSRGYKSMVRKGKVEKSNNETVQLLNTDMEKIKPLEFLKITQASLLFGISRSTIYRLVNNGHLDIAKFGNRTVIRRCDLEAFFAIPIQDVTLKTGQQFPGFDNCYTITEIQQKYNISSGALYLLIQRQGIVKYSVGKFTCVAKQDIDIIFNAAGR encoded by the coding sequence ATGAGTTCTAAAATTGAGGTTATAAGAATTTGTGAGCACTGCAAAAAACAGTTCACAGCCAGAACAACACTTACCCGTTATTGTTCACATATTTGCAACAGCAGAGGTTATAAATCAATGGTGCGCAAAGGAAAAGTAGAAAAAAGCAATAACGAGACCGTTCAGCTTTTAAACACAGATATGGAAAAAATAAAGCCGCTTGAGTTTCTGAAAATCACTCAGGCTAGCCTACTTTTCGGAATCAGCCGGAGTACCATTTATAGGCTAGTTAACAATGGACATCTGGACATTGCAAAGTTTGGCAATCGAACAGTTATTCGTAGATGTGACCTTGAGGCTTTCTTTGCAATTCCCATTCAGGATGTTACTTTGAAGACTGGACAGCAATTTCCTGGATTTGACAACTGCTATACTATAACCGAAATTCAACAGAAATACAATATTTCTTCGGGAGCTCTCTATCTATTGATTCAACGACAGGGTATAGTAAAATATTCCGTTGGAAAATTCACCTGTGTAGCCAAACAGGATATCGATATAATTTTTAATGCTGCAGGAAGATGA
- a CDS encoding tyrosine-type recombinase/integrase, whose product MKNINVTLRKRTLPSGKITLYLDFFPPIYNAKTREFSRREYLSLYLVQKPKNGFEKTMNSENLHKAEIICANRFNEVNKPQIYTPFEQEQLRLKEIGEKSFMQYLKKTAESRTGNNAEIWKYAIIHFEKFLKNEDLLIQDIDVTVIEDFREYILKAKCLRKKDRFLAQNTALSYFNKIKATLRKAYKKGLLQTDVNAAVESIKEQESQRNFLTMEEASKLFKTPCKKEIVKRVCMFSLLTGIRYSDIVKLTWDEVQYSKSEGYYIRFKQQKTDRPVTLPISHEAFEFLGEKVEQHKIVFYDLKKWDVDRLLPLWVKDASIEKHITFHCFRHTYATLQMAAGTDIFTVSKMLGHKNIKTTQIYTKIIDEKKRETTNKISFK is encoded by the coding sequence ATGAAAAATATAAATGTTACACTAAGAAAAAGGACGCTGCCTAGTGGAAAGATTACGTTATATCTTGATTTTTTCCCTCCAATCTATAACGCCAAAACTCGTGAATTTTCGCGCAGAGAATATTTAAGCTTATACCTCGTGCAAAAACCAAAAAATGGTTTTGAAAAGACCATGAATTCCGAAAATCTACATAAGGCCGAAATTATTTGTGCCAATAGGTTTAACGAAGTAAATAAGCCACAAATCTATACCCCATTTGAGCAGGAGCAACTTCGTCTTAAAGAGATCGGAGAAAAGTCATTTATGCAATATCTAAAAAAAACAGCAGAAAGCAGAACCGGGAATAACGCTGAAATTTGGAAATATGCAATTATCCACTTTGAAAAGTTTCTCAAGAATGAGGATTTATTAATACAAGACATTGATGTAACTGTTATTGAGGATTTCAGGGAATATATATTAAAGGCAAAATGTCTAAGAAAAAAAGACCGCTTTTTGGCTCAAAACACAGCCCTATCCTATTTTAACAAGATCAAAGCCACCCTACGAAAAGCTTACAAAAAAGGATTATTGCAAACAGATGTTAATGCTGCAGTCGAAAGCATCAAGGAACAGGAGTCCCAAAGAAATTTCCTTACTATGGAAGAAGCTTCAAAGTTGTTTAAAACACCTTGCAAAAAAGAAATTGTCAAACGCGTCTGCATGTTTTCTTTGCTAACAGGAATACGCTATTCCGATATAGTAAAACTTACATGGGACGAAGTGCAGTATAGTAAAAGTGAAGGATATTACATTAGATTTAAGCAGCAAAAAACTGATAGACCGGTAACCCTTCCTATTTCTCATGAAGCGTTCGAGTTCTTAGGTGAAAAAGTAGAACAACATAAAATAGTCTTTTATGATTTAAAAAAATGGGATGTCGACCGGCTGCTTCCCCTTTGGGTTAAAGACGCATCAATTGAGAAACATATTACATTTCATTGCTTTCGCCATACCTATGCAACATTACAGATGGCAGCAGGTACTGACATTTTTACCGTATCTAAAATGCTTGGACATAAAAACATAAAGACCACTCAGATCTATACAAAAATCATCGACGAGAAAAAAAGGGAAACAACTAATAAAATTTCATTTAAATAA